The Fibrobacter sp. DNA window AATTTTAATATCAGCATAGCTGTCATAGTATTTCTTGCGCGGGTATGTGATGTAGGTCTCGGGACTTTACGTCATACTTTGATTATCCGCGGACGCAGGCGTTATGCGTTTATGATAGCATTTTTTGAATCCCTTATCTGGATTTATGCAGTGTCCCGGGTTATGACAAATGTTCAGGACCCGCTTACCTCCCTTGCTTTTGCATTGGGTTTTGCGACCGGGACATACGTGGGTATGAGTATTGAGGGTTTTCTGAAAATTGGTGAACAGGTAATAAGAATCTTCTCAAGAAACGGAGAGATTGCCGCGGAAAAGCTGCGGGAGAACGGTTACAGGGTTACTACTTTTGATGGCAATGGACGTGATGGTGTTGTCAAAATGCTTCTTGTCCAGGTAAAGCGTAAAAACGTGATGAAAGTTACAGCTATGGCAAGAAAAATAGACCCTAACTGCTTTATCATTATTGATGACATTCGTTCTGTGTCAATTGGCGACAGTGCTGCAAGTCCTGGTGAGGAATTGACACCCGCTCCAACGGCCATTACTGCGGAAAGTAAGTAACCATACTTGTCTGAATCATACACATTACGGTTTAAATATAACGCATAATTATTTATAGTCTTAAAGGAGCAGTGCAGTATGAAAAAAATACAAGTACTCTGTTTTTGCTGCTTTCTGATCAGTTGTTCCCAGTATTACACTCTTAAGTCTTCTCAGGAGGTATTTCAAAAAACCTCATTTGAAAAGATAGATTTTAGCAGGGTCCAGGATGGTACCTATACAGGATATTATGATATGCTTCTGGTTAATGCGATGGCTGAGGGCAACTGTAAAGGATGGAAAGCTTGTCAAACTGGATCTTCTTGAACACCGTTATAACCGGAATTTTAACGGGGAGCCGGTAATTAAGCAGATTCTGGAGAAGCAGTCATTGGAGGTTGATGGAGTATCGGGAGCGACCTACAGCTCTAAATCGATAATTAAGGCTACTGAACGGGCACTGAAGGTGGGGATTGAGTAGAGGTTTTCATTTTTTGTATGGGCATATTGCCTTATGCGGGATAGAAGGGTGGATATTGTAGCTGAGGAGTTTAAATATCCCCTTTTTTATTTCCCATTTGTTGGTCTTATTCTGCCAAGGTGAGGATGGTAAGTGCAAGGATCTGGGAGCATGTAATGGAGATGCTGTCCCTTGTGGTAAATACAGGGTAGTGTGGCAGAGATCATTATCTCATCCGCTCAACGCATCCTGCACCGCCTCCGCCAACTGCGCGGAGACAAAGGGCTTCTGCAAAATCCCGATAACCCCTTCGTTTAGAATCTGCTGACGATCTTCGTCCATCCTGTAGCCTGTTGCAATAAGCGCCTTGATATCGTCCTTTATTTCCTTAAGACGGCGGAAGCACTCTCTGCCGTCTATACCCGGCATCATAATATCAAGGATCACTAAATCGATATCCGAGGGGTCGCGTTTTAAAATCTCTATGGCATCATTGCCGTTATTGCATACAGTTACCTTGTATCCCAGCCATGAAAGCATCTCCTGCACTGCGTCAAGAAGAAATACTTCGTCATCCACAACAAGAATGTGCCCTTTACCATGCACGAATGCCCGGGGAGAATCCTTGTCACTGGATCGGGCCTTCCGATTGACTGGGAAATACAATGTAAAGGTGGTTCCGACACCTGGCTGGCTCTCGACATCTATGTAACCGTTATGACTTTTTACAGTCCCGTAAGCGCTTGCAAGCCCAAGCCCCGTTCCCTTGCCCACATCCTTGGTGGTATAGAAAGGCTCAAAGAGGTGGGAGAGAACTTTTTTATCCATTCCGGTTCCTGTATCTTTTACAGAAACAGCAACATAGTACCCTGGTGCGACAACATAGGCGTGTGATTTTGAAAAACTCTTGTCAAGGTCAACATTTTCTGTCTTGATAACTATCTGCCCGCCATCAGGCATCGCATCCCTCGAATTGAGAGCCAGATTCATCACTGCGCTCTGAAACTGCGCCGAGTCGCCCATTATCACGTAGTCAGAAGCATTAAGTTCGCAGGATATTTTAATATTCTTGTCAATGGTGTGCTTAAGCAGCTCAATAACATCCCCAAGCACATTGTGAATATTAAACGATGACATCTGGAGTTTGCCTTTTCTGGCAAAAGTCAGAAGTTTGCTTGTGAGATCTGATGCCTTGGTGGAGGCCGAAAGAATCATCTGGGCATATTTATCTAACTTGGGATCCCTTCCATATCTGTGACGGATTATATCCGCGTAACCCGAGATAGCGCCCATTATATTGTTGAAGTCATGCGCTATGCCTCCTGCAAGCTGTCCCACCGCTTCCATTTTGTAAATGGCACGGAACTGCTCCTCCAGCTTCATTTTCTCTGCTTCTGATTTCTTTCTCTCTGTAATATCCCTTGCTATGCAGATTACAGCCCCGCTTCCGTTATTTGATGCATTTACAAGTGAAAAATGGGCTTCAGCAGGAAAACTCTTTCCATCCCTTCCTTTCATCTGGCACTCTACCTTGATCCGCTCCTTCTGTTTTATCTCTGTTAATATGGACTCCACCTTCTGACGGCTCTCGGAGGAAACCAGGTCCAGGATACTGATCTCTGTACCCGGTTCTGTGTAATCCCCGAACATCCTGTTTGAAGAACTCTGATTCCCCAACAGCACTGTCCCGCCGAGATCACAAAGCATTATGGCGTCAGGAGAGGTCTCCACCAGGCTTCTGTACCGCTCCTCACTCTCTCTCAAAGCACTCTCTGCTTTTTTACGCTCCGAAATCTCCTCCAGTAACTCCTCTCTCTGCTTGAAAAAACGGAGTGCCAGTGATGCCAATTGCCCGAAACCGTTGCCTTTGGCAGCCAGTCTTTTTATCTGAGAAAGATCTCCTGTGTCAAGAGCTTTCTGAATCTGCTGCAGGGGTCGGTTGACGAAAAAATGAAGGACTGGAAAAATGATAAAAAGCAGTACAACTATGCCTGTCAGAACCTGATAAAAATCGATTTTAAACTTCAGCGAAATAAGGAAGAAGATCAGGAGAAGAACAGCGCAAATCAAAAGCAGACGGGAAAAGACACTAATATGTACCCTTGTATACATCAGGCTCCTTCTTTACAACTATACACACATTCTACTATATACGGGAGATTGTTTCAAGTAGGTATCCGCGGAACCGGGGGCGGTATCGGAAGGGCATCTATACCGGTTC harbors:
- a CDS encoding DUF2179 domain-containing protein, whose product is MFENFNISIAVIVFLARVCDVGLGTLRHTLIIRGRRRYAFMIAFFESLIWIYAVSRVMTNVQDPLTSLAFALGFATGTYVGMSIEGFLKIGEQVIRIFSRNGEIAAEKLRENGYRVTTFDGNGRDGVVKMLLVQVKRKNVMKVTAMARKIDPNCFIIIDDIRSVSIGDSAASPGEELTPAPTAITAESK
- a CDS encoding response regulator, coding for MYTRVHISVFSRLLLICAVLLLIFFLISLKFKIDFYQVLTGIVVLLFIIFPVLHFFVNRPLQQIQKALDTGDLSQIKRLAAKGNGFGQLASLALRFFKQREELLEEISERKKAESALRESEERYRSLVETSPDAIMLCDLGGTVLLGNQSSSNRMFGDYTEPGTEISILDLVSSESRQKVESILTEIKQKERIKVECQMKGRDGKSFPAEAHFSLVNASNNGSGAVICIARDITERKKSEAEKMKLEEQFRAIYKMEAVGQLAGGIAHDFNNIMGAISGYADIIRHRYGRDPKLDKYAQMILSASTKASDLTSKLLTFARKGKLQMSSFNIHNVLGDVIELLKHTIDKNIKISCELNASDYVIMGDSAQFQSAVMNLALNSRDAMPDGGQIVIKTENVDLDKSFSKSHAYVVAPGYYVAVSVKDTGTGMDKKVLSHLFEPFYTTKDVGKGTGLGLASAYGTVKSHNGYIDVESQPGVGTTFTLYFPVNRKARSSDKDSPRAFVHGKGHILVVDDEVFLLDAVQEMLSWLGYKVTVCNNGNDAIEILKRDPSDIDLVILDIMMPGIDGRECFRRLKEIKDDIKALIATGYRMDEDRQQILNEGVIGILQKPFVSAQLAEAVQDALSG
- a CDS encoding FMN-binding protein, producing MICFWLMRWLRATVKDGKLVKLDLLEHRYNRNFNGEPVIKQILEKQSLEVDGVSGATYSSKSIIKATERALKVGIE